A window of the Fodinibius sp. Rm-B-1B1-1 genome harbors these coding sequences:
- a CDS encoding cation:proton antiporter subunit C: MLDFFMGHYAYWFTLILLAIGLYGMLLKKNLVKKTIGLSIFQAAVILFFVSVAMKKGATVPVKAKGIPVSEVSNYLNALPHTLMLTAIVVGVATLGVALALIITIYNRYETLNEEELLDKIQ; the protein is encoded by the coding sequence ATGCTTGATTTCTTTATGGGCCATTATGCCTATTGGTTTACCCTTATTTTGTTGGCGATCGGGTTATATGGCATGCTGCTTAAAAAGAATCTTGTAAAGAAGACTATTGGTCTATCCATTTTTCAAGCAGCGGTAATTCTATTTTTTGTATCTGTAGCGATGAAAAAGGGTGCTACGGTTCCGGTTAAAGCAAAGGGAATACCTGTAAGCGAAGTTTCAAATTACCTCAACGCTTTGCCACACACCTTGATGCTTACCGCTATTGTAGTAGGTGTAGCAACATTGGGCGTAGCACTGGCACTCATCATAACGATTTACAATCGCTACGAAACACTCAACGAAGAAGAACTTTTAGATAAGATTCAATGA
- a CDS encoding MnhB domain-containing protein produces the protein MTNKEHSPIILYGARFLSPYIMLFGFYVIFHGHYSPGGGFQGGTLLAASLLLVRIASGTEISSLQFKEYLATPYAALGVLIYFGTGLVALLYGGYFLDYEQLPIPGLEAADLRYWGILIIELGIGITVMTVLVLIYDNMVKGEDYA, from the coding sequence ATGACGAATAAAGAACACAGTCCCATTATACTGTATGGAGCTCGCTTTTTGAGTCCATACATCATGCTTTTTGGCTTTTATGTAATTTTTCATGGACACTATTCACCCGGCGGTGGATTCCAGGGCGGTACACTCTTGGCTGCTTCATTACTGCTTGTTCGCATTGCCAGTGGTACCGAAATTTCAAGCTTACAATTTAAAGAGTACCTGGCTACGCCCTATGCTGCACTCGGCGTACTTATCTATTTTGGTACGGGGCTCGTAGCTCTTCTCTACGGCGGGTATTTTCTGGACTACGAACAGCTGCCTATTCCCGGCCTTGAAGCCGCAGATCTGCGGTATTGGGGCATTTTAATTATCGAGCTGGGGATCGGTATCACCGTTATGACAGTACTGGTACTTATTTATGATAACATGGTAAAAGGTGAAGACTATGCTTGA
- the mnhG gene encoding monovalent cation/H(+) antiporter subunit G, producing the protein MIDISSVLTIIFVVLGIFFLLIGSIGTIRLPDFYSRTHATSKSDTLGMMLIIIGLIIFEGLTINSAKLSLVLLFILLANPIGAHALARAAYNSGLSPRFLDNKKD; encoded by the coding sequence ATGATTGATATTAGCTCGGTCTTAACCATTATTTTTGTTGTATTAGGGATATTCTTCCTGCTGATAGGAAGTATTGGCACCATACGTCTTCCCGACTTTTATTCACGTACACACGCTACCAGTAAAAGTGATACGCTGGGAATGATGCTAATTATCATCGGACTCATCATTTTTGAAGGATTGACCATCAACAGCGCTAAACTATCTTTAGTACTACTATTTATATTGCTGGCAAATCCCATCGGAGCACATGCCTTAGCTCGAGCGGCATACAACTCCGGACTCTCACCCAGATTTCTTGATAACAAAAAAGATTAA
- a CDS encoding monovalent cation/H+ antiporter complex subunit F — MESFFLYSAVILTAIIAVPAYRVLKGPTVFDRLVGTNAIATKTIVLICLIGYVFGRIGMFIDITLAYAILGFIGSLTIAKYFSTTKVRFDD, encoded by the coding sequence ATGGAATCGTTCTTTCTGTATAGTGCTGTAATATTAACGGCCATTATTGCTGTTCCCGCTTACCGGGTATTAAAGGGACCAACGGTGTTCGACCGTCTTGTCGGTACTAATGCCATCGCTACCAAAACAATTGTTCTCATTTGCCTTATCGGCTACGTATTCGGCCGCATTGGTATGTTTATCGATATTACATTGGCATACGCTATCCTTGGATTTATTGGTTCCCTGACTATTGCAAAATACTTTTCAACAACCAAGGTACGCTTCGATGATTGA
- a CDS encoding Na(+)/H(+) antiporter subunit B, whose product MYWALELILFFFLLITAYIALEADDLLIAVVMLTIFSFLMALLFTTMGAVDVGFTEAVVGAGVTGILLVIAIFQTKFTTVD is encoded by the coding sequence ATGTACTGGGCACTTGAACTTATATTATTCTTTTTTCTCTTGATTACGGCTTACATCGCATTAGAAGCAGATGACCTGCTTATCGCCGTTGTGATGCTCACCATTTTTAGCTTTTTAATGGCTTTACTGTTTACCACAATGGGTGCTGTTGATGTAGGCTTTACCGAAGCGGTAGTTGGAGCCGGAGTAACCGGCATATTACTTGTGATAGCAATTTTTCAAACTAAATTTACTACAGTCGATTGA
- the mbhE gene encoding hydrogen gas-evolving membrane-bound hydrogenase subunit E, with product MIITFTTVLLYAASDLPLRGNPDNQMNQRESITGTEVPGNYYIREAYHDAHTPNIVTVILGDYRSVDTLGEQIVIFSAGLICFLLLRKRGQNDDE from the coding sequence TTGATCATTACATTTACGACGGTGCTGCTGTATGCTGCTTCCGATTTGCCCCTACGCGGCAATCCTGATAACCAAATGAACCAGCGAGAAAGTATTACTGGCACGGAAGTTCCGGGCAACTACTACATCCGTGAAGCATACCATGATGCCCACACGCCCAATATTGTAACCGTAATTTTGGGAGACTATCGTAGTGTTGATACGCTTGGAGAACAAATCGTTATCTTTTCGGCGGGATTAATCTGTTTTTTATTACTCAGAAAACGGGGGCAAAACGATGACGAATAA
- a CDS encoding Na+/H+ antiporter subunit E, translating into MGFWYLMSGFFDITHTIMGLLSVGIVMGINYQLKTFSFYENETDIIKDLRFFYAPYYFIWLIVQIIISGIEVAKILLSPSLPIQATVVRFKVNFPNPHCKMILGNSITLTPGTLTVDINEDEFIVHAISTASFEGIASDEMPKKVLKLFSSEERKVISDFEVIKTKEEL; encoded by the coding sequence ATGGGATTTTGGTATCTCATGAGTGGTTTTTTTGATATCACGCATACCATTATGGGGCTGCTAAGTGTTGGTATTGTTATGGGGATCAACTACCAGCTAAAAACCTTTTCTTTCTATGAGAATGAGACAGACATCATTAAAGATCTCCGGTTTTTTTATGCTCCTTACTATTTTATTTGGTTGATTGTGCAAATTATTATTTCGGGAATAGAAGTGGCAAAAATATTACTCAGTCCCTCCCTGCCTATACAGGCAACTGTTGTGCGGTTCAAAGTCAACTTTCCCAATCCACACTGCAAAATGATACTGGGAAATTCCATCACCCTAACACCTGGAACGCTTACTGTTGACATCAATGAAGATGAATTTATTGTACATGCTATCTCAACAGCTTCTTTTGAAGGAATTGCAAGTGATGAAATGCCTAAAAAAGTGTTAAAGCTATTTTCCAGTGAGGAACGAAAAGTAATATCTGATTTTGAAGTTATTAAAACCAAGGAGGAGCTTTAA